The genome window CCTACGGGGACGAGCATGAAGATGTGCAGGGCGTTGGCTCCGTGATCCAGGGCGAGCCTGAGGATATCCTCGACCTCGCCGACGTTGTGCTTTGCCAGGGACGTGTTGAACTGGAGGCTCATCCCCCGCCGCTTGAGCCGGTCGAAGCCGGCCAGGGCGGCCTCGAAACTTCCCGGCAGGCCCCGGAAGGTGTCGTGGGTCCTGGCGTTGGCCCCATCGATGCTGATGCTGACCCGCTTGACTCCGCTGGCCACGATGCGGTCGGCGACGGCGTCGTCGACCAGCGTGCCGTTGGTGGCCAGGGCCACGCGGAGGCCGCGGCCGGTGGCGTACTCGGCGATCTCGAAGACGTCGGGCCGGTAGAGGGGCTCGCCGCCGGTGAGGATCAGGATCGGGCTGGCGAACTCGGTGATCTGGTCGACCAGAACCTTGGCTTCGGCTGTGGTCAGCTCGTCGGGCGAGCGCTCCGCCTGGGCTGTCGCCCGGCAATGGAGGCACTTCAGATTGCAGCCGTCGGTCAGCTCCCAAAACATCACTCGGAGCTGGTTCGGGCGCGGTGGGCCGCCCTTCGCCTCAGTCATCGGCGTCCGCCCCCGCGGCGGCCGCACCCCGGCCCAGCCCGATCTCCCGGTCCGTCAAGTAGCAGGCCGGGTCGGACTCCCAGAAGTCGCCGGTGGCGGCTTCGGCCCGGGCCCGGAAGTTGCCGTTGCAGAGTTCGAGCCACTTGCATTCGGAGCAGCGGCCCTTGAGCAGACCCCGGCGGTCTTTCAACCCTTTCAGGATGGGCTGCGACAGGTCGGTCCAGATCTCCCCGAACTTGCGCCGGCGGACGTTCCCGAAGGTGTGGTGGGTGGTGAACTGGTCGGGGTGAACGTAGCCGAGGTTGTCGACGTTGGCGATGGCAATGCCGGTGTTGTTGCCCCCGTTGAATTGCAGGAGGGTCAGGGCGTCGGCCGCCCGCTTCGGATCCTCCTTCAGCAGCCGGAGATAAAGGTAAATGGCGTCGGCGTGGTTGTCGACGGTCAGGATGTCTTTCTCGATGCCCCGGGCGTACCAGTCGCGGACGCGGTCGATGACCTGGTCGATGACCCTCCGCGTGTCATCGTGCGGCAGGTCGTCCTTGGAGATACCCTCGCCCCGGCCGGAGTAGACCAGGTGATAGAAGCAGGCCCGCGGGACGCCTTCCTTCTCGATCAGGTCGAGGACGGCCGGGACGTCGAGGTAGTTGTGTTGGGTGATGGTGAACCGCAGGCCGACCTTCTGATTGACGGCCAGGCAGTTGCGGATGCCCTCGACGGCGGCCTGATAGGCCCCCTTGTGCCCGCGGAACTTGTCGTTGTGCTCGCCGATTCCGTCGAGGCTGACCCCGACATAGGAGAAGCCGGCCTCCTTGACCTGCCGGGCCTTGTCCGGAGTGATCAGGGTGCCGTTGGTCGAGATGACCGTGCGAATGCCCTTGTCCTTGGCGTAGACGCCGAGCTCGAGAAGGTCCGGCCGGATGAACGGCTCGCCGCCCGAGAAGAGGAGGACCGGCACGCGGAACTCGGCCAGGTCATCGATGAACCGGCGGGCCTCGACGGTGCTCATCTCATCGGGGTATTCGCGGTTTTCCGAGTCGGCGTAGCAGTGGAGGCAATGAAGGTTGCAGCGCCGGGTCGAGGTCCAGACGACGACCGGCCGCTTGTCCATGGCGAACTGGAGCATGTTCGCCGGGAGCTTGTCCGTTTCGCGATTGTAGCGAAGAGTGTCACCGGGGGTGACCATACCGCAAAGGAGCTTGGAGATACCGATCATTGAGCCACGCCTCCTCGTCCGCCTTCACCCGCCGATTCGCGTCCTGCCGATGATAGCGGCTCTTTCTATATACCGAACTAAAAACAGTCCTTTGGCACCTTACTTATAATAAACCGCGCGAGTAG of Bacillota bacterium contains these proteins:
- a CDS encoding radical SAM protein, which encodes MIGISKLLCGMVTPGDTLRYNRETDKLPANMLQFAMDKRPVVVWTSTRRCNLHCLHCYADSENREYPDEMSTVEARRFIDDLAEFRVPVLLFSGGEPFIRPDLLELGVYAKDKGIRTVISTNGTLITPDKARQVKEAGFSYVGVSLDGIGEHNDKFRGHKGAYQAAVEGIRNCLAVNQKVGLRFTITQHNYLDVPAVLDLIEKEGVPRACFYHLVYSGRGEGISKDDLPHDDTRRVIDQVIDRVRDWYARGIEKDILTVDNHADAIYLYLRLLKEDPKRAADALTLLQFNGGNNTGIAIANVDNLGYVHPDQFTTHHTFGNVRRRKFGEIWTDLSQPILKGLKDRRGLLKGRCSECKWLELCNGNFRARAEAATGDFWESDPACYLTDREIGLGRGAAAAGADADD
- the ahbD gene encoding heme b synthase, which gives rise to MTEAKGGPPRPNQLRVMFWELTDGCNLKCLHCRATAQAERSPDELTTAEAKVLVDQITEFASPILILTGGEPLYRPDVFEIAEYATGRGLRVALATNGTLVDDAVADRIVASGVKRVSISIDGANARTHDTFRGLPGSFEAALAGFDRLKRRGMSLQFNTSLAKHNVGEVEDILRLALDHGANALHIFMLVPVGCGLEIADRQMLPADEYERVLTWLYEASRKASIEFKATCAPHYYRIIRQRAKAEGRKITFESDGMAAMTKGCLAGTGVLFVSHTGQVQPCGYLPIAAGNVEEQTLRQIWEGSPVFRDLRETGHLKGKCGRCEYRNVCAGCRARAYGVTGDYLDEEPFCLYQPGRGQDLDHGRTTAAGEQG